A stretch of the Dechloromonas sp. TW-R-39-2 genome encodes the following:
- a CDS encoding 50S ribosomal protein L25/general stress protein Ctc — MQFELIAQARTLQGTGASRRLRRAGTVPGIVYGGEAAPVAIETNHNDLLLKLKKEAFHASIINIVIDGKKEQVLLRDFQTHAYKPLVLHIDFQRVDATHELHIKVPLHFINEEVAPGVKLNGGLVNHVLTEVDVHCLAKDLPEFIEVDLAALKVGDSIHLSQLKLPNGVKLVAHASDDVVVGIVGKGGASEAAEGEAAAE; from the coding sequence ATGCAATTCGAACTTATCGCTCAAGCGCGTACGCTGCAGGGAACGGGTGCGAGCCGCCGCCTGCGTCGCGCTGGCACCGTCCCGGGCATCGTCTACGGCGGCGAAGCTGCCCCGGTCGCCATCGAAACCAACCACAACGATCTGCTGCTCAAGCTGAAGAAGGAAGCCTTCCACGCTTCCATCATCAACATCGTGATCGATGGCAAGAAAGAACAGGTTCTGCTGCGCGATTTCCAGACGCACGCCTACAAGCCGCTCGTCCTGCACATCGACTTCCAGCGCGTTGACGCCACCCACGAACTGCACATCAAGGTGCCGCTCCACTTCATCAACGAAGAAGTCGCTCCGGGCGTCAAGCTCAACGGCGGCCTGGTCAACCACGTTCTGACCGAAGTCGACGTGCACTGCCTGGCCAAGGATCTGCCGGAATTCATCGAAGTTGACCTGGCTGCCCTGAAGGTTGGCGACAGCATTCACCTCTCCCAGCTCAAGCTGCCGAATGGCGTCAAGCTGGTTGCCCACGCTTCTGACGACGTCGTCGTCGGTATCGTCGGCAAGGGCGGTGCTTCCGAAGCTGCTGAAGGCGAAGCTGCTGCCGAGTAA
- the pth gene encoding aminoacyl-tRNA hydrolase, translated as MNPPRLIVGLGNPGPEYEATRHNVGFWFVDQLADKLKAPLALQPKFFGRAGRAGETWLLEPTTFMNRSGQAVAALANFYKIPPAEILVIHDELDLPPGGIRLKQGGGNGGHNGLKDIQAKLGTPDFWRLRIGIGHPRTLGLSQQVVDFVLHQPRKEEMPDIEHALARCLLAWPKLAAGDFAGAQQQLHGKAV; from the coding sequence ATGAATCCACCTCGTCTCATCGTCGGTCTCGGCAACCCCGGACCGGAATACGAAGCCACCCGACACAATGTCGGCTTCTGGTTTGTCGACCAACTGGCCGACAAGCTGAAAGCACCCCTCGCCCTCCAGCCCAAATTCTTTGGTCGGGCCGGTCGCGCCGGCGAAACCTGGCTGCTCGAACCAACCACGTTCATGAACCGCTCCGGTCAAGCGGTCGCAGCACTGGCCAATTTCTACAAGATTCCCCCAGCCGAGATTCTCGTCATTCACGACGAACTCGACCTGCCGCCCGGCGGCATCCGCCTCAAGCAGGGCGGCGGCAACGGCGGCCACAACGGCCTGAAGGATATTCAGGCCAAGCTCGGCACTCCGGACTTCTGGCGCCTGCGCATCGGCATCGGCCATCCACGCACACTCGGCCTGTCGCAACAGGTGGTTGATTTCGTGCTGCACCAGCCGCGCAAGGAAGAAATGCCGGATATCGAACACGCCCTCGCCCGCTGCCTGCTGGCCTGGCCCAAACTTGCCGCCGGAGACTTTGCCGGCGCTCAACAACAGTTGCACGGCAAAGCCGTTTAG
- the ychF gene encoding redox-regulated ATPase YchF, which translates to MSLKCGIVGLPNVGKSTLFNALTKSGIAAENYPFCTIEPNVGIVEVPDKRLAQLSAIVKPQKIQSAIVEFVDIAGLVAGASKGEGLGNQFLANIRETDAIVHVVRCFADDNVIHVSGGVDPLRDIEVIDTELALADMASVEKALNRYRRPASSGDKEAKALVAVLEKCFTQLDQAKAIRALDLSKEELALIKPFCMITGKPVLYVANVAESGFENNPLLDAVRAHAATEKAEVVSVCAAIEAEIADLDDEEKQMFLADLGLEEPGLDRLIHAGYKLLGLSTYFTAGVKEVRAWTIHQGDTAPQAAGVIHTDFERGFIRAQTIAFDDFITYKGEAGAKEAGKMRAEGKEYIVKDGDVLNFLFNV; encoded by the coding sequence ATGTCTTTGAAATGCGGCATCGTCGGCCTGCCTAACGTCGGCAAATCCACCCTGTTCAACGCCCTGACCAAGTCGGGCATTGCGGCTGAAAACTATCCCTTCTGCACCATCGAGCCAAACGTCGGCATCGTTGAAGTACCGGACAAGCGCCTGGCCCAGCTGTCGGCCATCGTCAAACCGCAGAAGATCCAGTCGGCCATCGTTGAATTCGTCGACATCGCCGGCCTGGTTGCCGGCGCCTCCAAGGGCGAAGGTCTGGGCAACCAGTTTCTGGCCAATATTCGCGAAACCGATGCCATCGTGCACGTCGTCCGCTGCTTTGCCGACGACAACGTGATTCACGTTTCCGGCGGCGTCGATCCGCTGCGCGACATCGAAGTCATCGATACCGAACTGGCGCTGGCCGACATGGCCTCCGTCGAGAAGGCACTGAACCGCTACCGCCGCCCGGCCAGCTCTGGCGACAAGGAAGCCAAGGCCCTGGTCGCCGTGCTCGAAAAATGTTTCACCCAGCTCGACCAGGCCAAGGCCATCCGCGCCCTCGACCTGTCCAAGGAAGAGCTGGCCCTGATCAAGCCATTCTGCATGATTACCGGCAAACCGGTGCTTTATGTCGCCAACGTCGCTGAAAGTGGTTTCGAGAACAACCCGCTGCTCGACGCGGTACGCGCTCACGCGGCCACCGAAAAGGCCGAAGTCGTTTCCGTTTGCGCAGCCATCGAAGCCGAAATCGCCGACCTCGACGACGAGGAAAAGCAGATGTTCCTGGCCGACCTCGGCCTTGAGGAACCGGGCCTCGACCGTCTGATTCACGCCGGTTACAAGCTGCTCGGTCTGTCGACCTACTTCACCGCCGGGGTCAAGGAAGTGCGCGCCTGGACCATCCACCAGGGCGATACCGCACCGCAGGCAGCCGGTGTCATCCACACCGATTTCGAGCGCGGCTTCATTCGCGCCCAAACCATCGCCTTCGACGATTTCATCACCTACAAGGGTGAAGCGGGTGCCAAGGAAGCGGGCAAGATGCGCGCCGAAGGCAAGGAATACATCGTCAAGGACGGCGATGTACTGAACTTCCTGTTCAACGTCTGA
- a CDS encoding bifunctional diguanylate cyclase/phosphodiesterase, whose translation MTAGNPLSGAVLLRAFEQSHEAILISDRNNRVIAVNPAFTALTGYTLDEISGQDPKFLASGRVSSDFYTDMWQTLSEQDFWEGEIWDKRKDGSIYPKWLAISIIRDDRGAVRNYVASFTDITASKEAADRLAHLAYHDPLTELPNRLAFELHLSQALRVAQREDRQLALMLIDLDNFKNINDTLGHHFGDALLQRVAARLRECVRSSDLVARLGGDEFVVVLPEISSPRTATRVAEKINRQLAEPTQIEEHLLYATPSIGISLYPGDGDDAGTLLRNADAAMYHAKNSGRNNHQFYAAQMNEAASERLQFESALRQAISNLSPAASDFVLHFQPQIHAASGRVIGLEALLRWTHPTLGPVSPNRFIGIAEETGLIQPIGDWVIWEACRHLSAMKARGINNVRMAINVSAHQLRSDSLISLIHGAMACYDLTPSELELEVTETTAMQNPEATRGILDRLAAMGIKLAIDDFGTGYSSLAYLKHLPIHRLKLDRSFVKDLEEDANDAAICAATIALGHNLGLELVAEGVETDLQREFLSRLGCDVLQGFFYSRALPFEEALAYIQAS comes from the coding sequence ATGACCGCCGGGAATCCACTTTCCGGCGCGGTCCTGCTCCGGGCGTTCGAGCAAAGCCATGAAGCGATCCTGATCAGCGATCGCAACAACCGGGTTATCGCGGTCAACCCCGCGTTTACCGCGTTAACCGGTTATACGCTTGATGAAATTTCCGGGCAGGACCCGAAGTTTCTCGCATCGGGGCGGGTTTCCAGCGATTTCTACACCGACATGTGGCAGACGCTGAGCGAGCAGGATTTCTGGGAAGGCGAAATCTGGGACAAGCGCAAGGACGGCAGCATCTACCCGAAATGGCTGGCCATCTCGATCATTCGCGATGATCGCGGCGCAGTGCGCAATTACGTCGCCAGCTTTACCGATATTACGGCCAGCAAGGAAGCGGCCGACCGGCTGGCCCACCTGGCCTACCACGATCCGCTGACCGAATTGCCCAACCGTCTGGCTTTCGAGCTGCATCTCTCGCAAGCCTTGCGCGTCGCCCAACGCGAAGATCGGCAACTGGCCTTGATGCTGATCGACCTCGACAATTTCAAGAACATCAACGACACCCTCGGCCACCACTTCGGTGATGCCTTGCTCCAGCGAGTCGCCGCCCGACTGCGCGAATGTGTCCGTTCGAGCGACCTGGTTGCCCGGCTCGGCGGAGATGAATTTGTCGTCGTCCTGCCGGAAATAAGCAGCCCGCGCACTGCGACCCGCGTTGCTGAAAAGATCAACCGCCAGTTGGCGGAACCGACGCAAATCGAAGAACACCTGCTGTACGCCACGCCGAGCATCGGGATCAGCCTCTACCCCGGCGATGGCGACGATGCAGGAACGCTGCTGCGCAACGCCGATGCCGCGATGTATCACGCCAAGAACAGCGGCCGGAACAATCATCAGTTCTACGCCGCGCAAATGAACGAGGCGGCCAGCGAACGACTGCAATTCGAAAGCGCCCTGCGCCAGGCCATCTCGAACCTTTCACCGGCCGCCAGCGATTTCGTGCTGCATTTCCAGCCGCAGATCCATGCCGCAAGCGGTCGCGTCATCGGCCTTGAAGCCTTGTTGCGCTGGACGCATCCGACGCTGGGCCCGGTCTCGCCCAATCGTTTCATCGGCATTGCCGAAGAAACCGGCCTGATCCAGCCGATCGGCGACTGGGTCATCTGGGAAGCCTGCCGCCACCTGAGCGCGATGAAGGCACGCGGCATCAACAACGTCCGCATGGCGATCAACGTCTCGGCGCACCAGCTGCGCAGCGACAGCCTGATCTCCCTGATTCACGGCGCCATGGCGTGCTACGACCTGACGCCCTCGGAGCTGGAGCTTGAAGTGACCGAAACCACGGCGATGCAGAACCCGGAAGCGACACGCGGCATTCTCGACCGGCTCGCCGCGATGGGCATCAAGCTGGCGATCGACGATTTTGGCACCGGCTATTCCTCGCTGGCCTACCTCAAGCATTTGCCGATCCACCGGCTCAAGCTCGACCGCTCCTTCGTCAAGGATCTGGAAGAGGATGCCAACGATGCGGCGATTTGTGCCGCGACCATCGCCCTTGGCCACAACCTGGGCCTGGAACTGGTCGCCGAAGGGGTTGAAACCGACCTCCAGCGCGAGTTTCTCTCGCGCCTCGGCTGCGACGTGCTGCAAGGCTTTTTCTACAGCCGTGCCCTGCCCTTCGAAGAGGCGCTGGCCTACATCCAGGCCAGCTAG
- a CDS encoding polyamine aminopropyltransferase, whose protein sequence is MRHALLFSVFVIASCGLAYELVAGALSSYLLGDSVTQFSTVIGTYLFAMGVGSWLSKYITRDLVGRFIQIELMVGLLGGFSAVALFLVFTWLAGPFKLVLYLAVFGVGVLVGLEIPLVMRILKRDLDFKDLVSQVLTFDYLGALVVSVLFPLVLAPHLGMMRTGLLFGLLNVGVALWALRVFREQLPGRQALAVQSWAAFGVLLAGFAGAGQLTSLAENHLYADDIVHAESTPYQRIVVTRWRDDLRLFLNNNLQFSSHDEYRYHEALVHPGLASLPWAKRVLVLGGGDGLAVREILKYPNIEAVTLVDLDPAMTALFSTAPALVALNQGALKADRVTVVNADALQWLENNREHFDFIVVDFPDPANFALGKLYTAAFYRLLEKRLSAHGLIVVQSTSPLYARQSFWCVVTTLEDVGLKTAPYHALVPSFGEWGYIIAGRQTFEPVVVDAAKTRFLTPATTRSLFDFPADMARLPAEVNRLNNQVLVRYFEAEWRKVIR, encoded by the coding sequence ATGCGGCATGCCCTCCTTTTTTCGGTTTTTGTCATTGCTTCTTGCGGTCTGGCTTACGAGTTGGTGGCCGGGGCGTTGTCGTCTTATCTGCTGGGCGACTCGGTGACCCAGTTTTCGACCGTGATCGGCACCTATTTGTTCGCCATGGGCGTCGGTTCCTGGTTGTCGAAATACATCACGCGCGATTTGGTCGGGCGTTTCATCCAGATCGAATTGATGGTCGGCCTGCTCGGCGGTTTCTCCGCCGTCGCGCTGTTTCTCGTCTTTACCTGGCTGGCCGGGCCGTTCAAGCTGGTCCTTTACTTGGCGGTGTTCGGCGTCGGCGTGCTGGTCGGTCTGGAAATTCCGCTGGTCATGCGCATCCTGAAGCGCGATTTGGACTTCAAGGACCTGGTGTCGCAAGTGCTCACTTTCGATTATCTCGGTGCGCTGGTTGTGTCAGTCCTGTTTCCGCTGGTGCTTGCACCGCATCTCGGCATGATGCGGACCGGGCTGCTTTTCGGTTTGCTCAACGTTGGCGTGGCGCTCTGGGCCTTGCGTGTCTTTCGCGAGCAATTGCCGGGGCGGCAGGCGCTGGCGGTGCAAAGCTGGGCGGCTTTCGGCGTGTTGCTGGCGGGCTTTGCCGGGGCTGGCCAACTCACCTCGCTGGCCGAAAATCATCTTTATGCCGACGATATCGTCCATGCCGAATCGACGCCTTATCAGCGAATCGTCGTGACGCGCTGGCGCGATGACCTGCGCCTGTTCCTGAACAACAACCTGCAGTTTTCGTCGCACGATGAATATCGCTATCACGAGGCGCTGGTGCATCCCGGCCTGGCCAGTCTGCCGTGGGCCAAGCGCGTGCTGGTGCTGGGCGGTGGCGATGGGCTGGCGGTACGTGAAATTCTGAAATACCCGAATATCGAAGCGGTCACGCTGGTTGATCTCGATCCGGCGATGACCGCGTTGTTTTCAACGGCTCCGGCGCTGGTTGCGCTGAATCAGGGGGCGCTCAAGGCTGATCGGGTGACGGTGGTCAATGCCGACGCCTTGCAGTGGCTGGAGAACAATCGCGAGCATTTCGACTTTATCGTGGTCGACTTTCCCGATCCGGCCAATTTTGCGCTCGGCAAGCTGTACACCGCGGCGTTTTACCGTTTGCTCGAAAAACGCCTGTCGGCGCATGGCTTGATCGTGGTTCAGTCGACCTCGCCGCTCTACGCTCGGCAATCGTTCTGGTGCGTCGTGACGACGCTGGAGGATGTCGGCCTGAAGACCGCGCCGTATCACGCATTGGTGCCTTCTTTCGGCGAATGGGGCTACATCATCGCCGGGCGGCAGACTTTCGAGCCTGTCGTGGTCGACGCCGCCAAAACGCGATTTTTGACACCGGCAACAACGCGCAGCCTGTTCGATTTTCCAGCCGATATGGCGCGCTTGCCGGCCGAGGTCAATCGATTGAACAATCAGGTGCTGGTCCGCTATTTTGAAGCGGAGTGGCGCAAGGTGATTCGCTAG
- a CDS encoding YceI family protein, whose amino-acid sequence MTARISLLALLASLAWPLAAAEYAIDASHTYASFEIDHLGFSTQRGQFTATSGSIEYDPETRSGKIDIRIAADSIDTGFKPRDDVLRSADWFNVSDFPDILFRSQRLIFNENSPNAVEGTLTLLGTTRPMRLEITRFKCGLNLVLRKRGCGADAQGVLRRSEFGLNNGLPFIGDEVRLRIQVEAYLP is encoded by the coding sequence GTGACAGCCAGAATCAGCCTGCTCGCTTTGCTCGCCAGCCTTGCCTGGCCACTGGCTGCCGCCGAATATGCGATTGACGCCAGCCATACCTACGCCAGTTTCGAAATCGATCACCTCGGCTTCTCGACCCAGCGCGGCCAGTTCACCGCCACATCCGGCAGCATTGAATACGATCCGGAAACACGCAGCGGCAAGATCGACATCCGCATCGCGGCGGACTCGATCGATACCGGCTTCAAGCCGCGCGACGATGTGCTGCGTAGCGCCGACTGGTTCAATGTGAGCGACTTTCCCGACATCCTGTTTCGCAGCCAGCGCCTGATTTTTAACGAAAATAGCCCCAATGCCGTCGAAGGCACGCTGACGCTGCTCGGCACGACCCGACCCATGCGTCTTGAGATCACCCGTTTCAAATGCGGCCTCAACCTCGTCCTGCGCAAACGTGGCTGCGGGGCCGATGCGCAGGGTGTCTTGCGGCGCTCCGAATTCGGCCTGAACAACGGCTTGCCCTTCATCGGCGACGAAGTTCGTCTGCGCATTCAGGTCGAGGCCTATCTGCCGTAA
- the ribBA gene encoding bifunctional 3,4-dihydroxy-2-butanone-4-phosphate synthase/GTP cyclohydrolase II, producing the protein MPPHPAIATTAEIVAELKAGRMVILVDEEDRENEGDLVMASEHITPEAINFMAKHGRGLICLTLTEERCKKFGLVQMARNNKTQYGTAFTVSIEAAEGVTTGISAADRARTIQVAVNKNSTPDDIVQPGHVFPITARPGGVLVRAGHTEAGCDLAGMAGLEPSSVICEIMNDDGTMARLPELIEFAKQHGLKIGTIADLIHYRAASETLVERVTSKPVQTAHGEFTLHAYVDRASGATHLALVKGDIPAGGETLVRVHEPLSVLDFLDPGSKRQSFSIDEAQAALAKFGHGVIVLMHRPEDGEDLLARLTGTAPSAPIKWDPRTYGIGAQILRDLGVTKMRLLSSPRKMPSMTGFELQVTGFVTSTTEL; encoded by the coding sequence ATGCCCCCCCATCCCGCCATTGCCACCACTGCCGAAATCGTTGCCGAACTGAAGGCAGGCCGCATGGTCATCCTGGTCGATGAAGAAGACCGCGAGAACGAGGGCGACCTCGTCATGGCCTCCGAGCACATCACGCCGGAAGCGATCAATTTCATGGCCAAACATGGCCGCGGCCTGATCTGCCTGACCCTGACCGAAGAGCGCTGCAAAAAATTCGGCCTGGTCCAGATGGCGCGCAACAACAAGACCCAGTACGGCACCGCTTTCACCGTCTCGATCGAAGCGGCCGAAGGCGTGACCACCGGCATTTCCGCCGCTGACCGCGCCCGCACCATCCAGGTCGCCGTGAACAAGAATTCGACGCCGGACGACATCGTCCAGCCCGGCCACGTTTTCCCGATTACCGCCCGCCCCGGTGGCGTGCTGGTCCGCGCCGGTCACACCGAAGCCGGTTGCGACCTGGCCGGCATGGCCGGTCTGGAGCCGTCCTCGGTGATCTGCGAGATCATGAACGACGACGGCACGATGGCCCGCCTGCCGGAACTGATCGAATTCGCCAAGCAGCATGGTTTGAAGATCGGCACCATCGCCGACCTGATTCACTACCGCGCCGCTTCGGAAACGCTGGTCGAACGCGTCACCAGCAAGCCGGTGCAAACCGCCCACGGTGAATTCACTCTCCACGCCTATGTCGACCGCGCCAGTGGCGCAACGCATCTGGCGCTGGTCAAGGGCGACATCCCGGCCGGCGGCGAAACGCTGGTTCGCGTGCATGAACCGCTTTCCGTGCTCGACTTCCTCGATCCGGGCAGCAAGCGCCAATCCTTCTCGATCGACGAAGCGCAGGCCGCGCTGGCCAAGTTCGGCCACGGCGTGATCGTCCTGATGCACCGCCCTGAAGACGGCGAAGACCTGCTCGCCCGCCTGACCGGTACCGCCCCGAGCGCGCCGATCAAGTGGGACCCGCGTACCTACGGCATCGGCGCACAAATCCTGCGCGATCTCGGCGTAACCAAGATGCGCCTGCTCTCCAGCCCCCGCAAAATGCCCTCGATGACCGGCTTTGAACTGCAAGTCACCGGTTTTGTCACCTCTACTACCGAGCTCTAA
- the ribH gene encoding 6,7-dimethyl-8-ribityllumazine synthase yields the protein MARFENIFEYDNNLNGAGLKVGIVMARFNLPVCEALLSSCVAELKRLGVADADMTIANVPGALEVPLVLQTMAQSGSFDALVALGAVIRGDTYHFEVVSNDACRAIMEVQLDTGVPIANGILTCDTDEQAEIRTQPKGADCAQAAVEMANLQKALFQ from the coding sequence ATGGCCCGCTTTGAAAATATCTTCGAATACGACAACAACCTGAACGGCGCCGGCCTCAAAGTCGGCATCGTGATGGCCCGTTTCAACCTGCCGGTCTGCGAAGCCCTGCTCTCCTCCTGCGTTGCCGAACTCAAGCGCCTCGGCGTGGCCGATGCCGACATGACCATTGCCAACGTGCCCGGCGCACTCGAAGTACCGCTCGTCCTGCAAACCATGGCCCAGAGCGGCAGTTTCGACGCGCTGGTCGCCCTCGGCGCGGTCATCCGCGGCGACACCTACCACTTTGAAGTCGTCTCCAACGACGCCTGCCGCGCCATCATGGAAGTCCAGCTCGATACCGGCGTGCCGATCGCCAACGGCATCCTGACCTGCGACACCGACGAACAAGCCGAAATCCGCACCCAGCCGAAGGGTGCCGATTGCGCCCAGGCTGCCGTCGAAATGGCCAACCTTCAGAAAGCCCTGTTCCAATGA
- the nusB gene encoding transcription antitermination factor NusB translates to MTTFTSDTEQPEEPKAPPKSARRRSREFILQGLYQWRVGGADEASIEAYAPEMEGFAKADREFFVGTLRGVIGQREALVAQITAHLDRPFSELSPIEACVLMMGCFEMKHHPETPYRVVINEAIELAKSFGGTDGHKYVNGVLDKIAAIARPDEVAAKKKAH, encoded by the coding sequence ATGACCACGTTCACCAGCGACACCGAACAGCCCGAAGAACCCAAGGCACCGCCCAAGTCGGCCCGCCGCCGTTCGCGCGAATTCATCCTGCAGGGCCTCTACCAGTGGCGTGTCGGCGGTGCCGACGAGGCATCCATCGAAGCCTACGCGCCGGAAATGGAAGGGTTTGCCAAGGCTGACCGCGAGTTCTTCGTAGGCACGCTGCGCGGCGTCATCGGCCAGCGCGAAGCCCTGGTTGCGCAGATCACCGCCCACCTCGACCGCCCGTTCAGCGAACTGTCGCCGATCGAAGCCTGCGTGCTGATGATGGGCTGCTTCGAGATGAAGCATCACCCGGAGACGCCCTACCGCGTGGTGATCAACGAAGCAATCGAGCTGGCCAAGTCGTTTGGCGGCACCGATGGTCACAAGTACGTCAATGGCGTGCTCGACAAGATTGCCGCCATCGCCCGTCCGGACGAAGTCGCCGCCAAGAAGAAGGCCCACTGA
- the thiL gene encoding thiamine-phosphate kinase, with amino-acid sequence MAGEFALIDKYFARPTPSAVLGPGDDCALLQPTAGKQLAVTTDMLVAGTHFLPDTDPKNLGWKALAVNLSDLAAMGAKPRWVTLAGALPMVDEAWIAKFAEGFFACAAEYGVDVVGGDTTKGPLNVCITAMGEVEPGHALRRDGAKAGDQIWVSGRPGLASLGLAQLQGRIDLPAPWQRLCIGALEKPRPRVALGQALVGIASAAIDVSDGLLADLGHIAERSGCAAAVKLVQLPHLPKGESYDAVLRKMALECQLTGGDDYELCFTAPFDQHLAIGRIAANLELPLWCIGEMTEGTAGLVTVFDPDDKPVEFESKGYDHFSA; translated from the coding sequence ATGGCCGGTGAGTTTGCGCTGATCGACAAGTATTTCGCCCGGCCAACCCCATCGGCCGTGCTCGGCCCCGGCGACGACTGCGCACTGCTGCAACCAACCGCCGGCAAGCAGCTCGCCGTAACCACCGACATGCTGGTCGCCGGCACGCATTTCCTGCCCGACACCGACCCGAAAAACCTCGGCTGGAAGGCTCTGGCGGTCAATCTTTCCGACCTCGCCGCAATGGGCGCCAAGCCGCGCTGGGTCACCCTGGCCGGGGCACTTCCTATGGTCGACGAGGCGTGGATTGCCAAATTCGCCGAAGGTTTCTTTGCTTGCGCAGCCGAATACGGGGTCGATGTCGTCGGTGGCGACACGACCAAAGGCCCGCTCAACGTCTGCATCACCGCCATGGGTGAAGTGGAACCCGGCCATGCGCTGCGTCGCGATGGCGCCAAGGCCGGCGACCAGATCTGGGTGTCCGGTCGTCCCGGGCTGGCCAGCCTCGGCCTCGCGCAACTGCAAGGCCGCATCGACCTGCCCGCCCCGTGGCAACGCCTGTGCATCGGCGCACTCGAAAAGCCGCGCCCGCGCGTCGCGCTTGGTCAGGCACTGGTCGGCATTGCCAGCGCGGCCATCGATGTCTCCGACGGCCTGCTGGCCGACCTCGGCCACATTGCCGAACGCTCCGGCTGCGCCGCGGCCGTCAAGCTCGTCCAGCTGCCGCACCTGCCCAAGGGCGAGAGCTACGATGCAGTGCTGCGCAAAATGGCCCTCGAATGCCAGTTGACCGGGGGAGACGACTACGAACTGTGTTTTACCGCACCGTTCGACCAGCATCTCGCCATTGGCCGCATTGCCGCCAACCTCGAACTGCCGCTCTGGTGCATCGGCGAAATGACCGAAGGCACGGCCGGCCTGGTCACCGTTTTCGACCCGGATGACAAACCGGTCGAATTCGAGTCCAAGGGTTACGACCACTTTTCGGCCTGA
- a CDS encoding phosphatidylglycerophosphatase A: protein MAKRPTLTFLLAHPAHFLACGCGSGLAPWAPGTFGTLFAWFSFLMFRPHYSDFALLAAFAAAYLAGIWIIDVAGKALGDPDHGSIVWDEIVPFWLVLLMTPDSFLWQLSAFALFRYFDITKPQPARYFDEHVKNGFGVMADDLVAAGYTLLSLALLKIVFA from the coding sequence ATGGCCAAACGCCCAACCCTGACTTTCCTCCTCGCCCACCCGGCGCACTTCCTCGCCTGCGGTTGCGGCAGCGGCCTCGCCCCTTGGGCACCGGGCACCTTCGGCACGCTCTTCGCGTGGTTCAGCTTCCTGATGTTCCGGCCGCACTACAGCGATTTCGCGCTGCTCGCCGCCTTTGCCGCTGCCTACCTGGCAGGTATCTGGATCATCGATGTCGCCGGCAAGGCACTCGGCGACCCGGACCACGGCAGCATCGTCTGGGATGAAATCGTTCCCTTCTGGCTCGTGTTGCTGATGACGCCGGACAGCTTCCTGTGGCAACTTTCAGCCTTCGCGCTGTTCCGCTATTTCGACATCACCAAGCCGCAACCGGCCCGCTACTTCGACGAACACGTCAAGAACGGCTTCGGCGTCATGGCCGATGACCTCGTCGCCGCCGGCTACACCCTGCTCTCGCTCGCCCTGCTCAAAATCGTTTTCGCCTGA
- a CDS encoding type II toxin-antitoxin system HicA family toxin encodes MSHKHAHLMRSIFQDPPSANIHWREIESLLHHLGADIEPSHGARFKITLNKIEAFLHHPHNSNTCSRTDIKALREVLTHAGVTLSAYEAGEV; translated from the coding sequence ATGAGCCACAAGCATGCCCACCTGATGCGCAGCATCTTCCAGGACCCACCCTCGGCCAATATTCACTGGCGCGAGATCGAATCCTTGCTGCACCACCTCGGCGCCGACATCGAGCCATCGCACGGCGCCCGCTTCAAGATCACCCTGAACAAGATCGAAGCCTTCCTGCATCATCCGCATAACAGCAACACCTGCAGCCGGACCGACATCAAAGCGCTGCGCGAAGTACTGACCCATGCGGGAGTGACGCTGTCGGCCTATGAGGCGGGCGAGGTCTGA
- a CDS encoding C40 family peptidase: MRWLSPICLLVPVILLAACGSPAPRPVASAETITQAPLPVSEKGNEVALYALGLIDTGYRFGGKNPEAGLDCSGMVSYIYGQATGLKVQGSASDIARKGRPIERSVLRPGDLVFFNTRNRPFSHVGVYIGDARFVHAPSTNGRVRIDRLSDNYYAQRFEAARTFFD; encoded by the coding sequence ATGCGCTGGCTTTCCCCGATTTGTCTTCTCGTTCCTGTGATTTTGCTGGCTGCCTGTGGCAGTCCGGCGCCGCGTCCTGTTGCGTCGGCAGAAACTATAACGCAAGCGCCCCTGCCGGTCAGCGAGAAGGGCAACGAGGTCGCACTCTACGCGCTTGGCCTGATCGACACCGGTTACCGCTTCGGCGGTAAAAATCCGGAAGCCGGGCTGGATTGCAGCGGTATGGTCAGCTACATCTACGGTCAGGCCACCGGCTTGAAAGTACAGGGCAGCGCCTCTGATATCGCCCGCAAGGGCCGCCCGATCGAGCGCAGCGTGCTGCGTCCCGGCGACTTGGTTTTTTTCAATACGCGCAATCGTCCCTTCTCCCATGTCGGGGTATATATCGGCGACGCCCGCTTCGTCCATGCGCCATCGACCAATGGCCGGGTCCGTATCGATCGGTTGAGCGACAACTACTACGCCCAGCGCTTCGAAGCTGCGCGTACTTTCTTCGATTAA